A single Gammaproteobacteria bacterium DNA region contains:
- a CDS encoding DJ-1/PfpI family protein, which yields MSAKLGILIYENVQPMDVIGPWEVFAYWKKISSVPLDTYLIAEQGGYVECDNGIILKAHQDFKHCPQLDYFIVPGGQGRLKEVNNPELISFIIRQAQKCQYVISICTGMFLLYKAGILTHKKVTTYWRALSELKAFTDIEVIENRIVKDQHIWTSGGVSSGIDLALAFIAEVAGKEIAGQVQLLFEYFPANTVYCNQETVASLPPYGKNNNSHLPEYIQNYIRSV from the coding sequence ATGTCTGCAAAATTAGGCATTCTCATCTACGAAAATGTACAACCCATGGATGTCATTGGGCCGTGGGAGGTATTTGCCTATTGGAAAAAAATTTCTTCTGTGCCGCTTGATACGTATTTAATAGCGGAGCAAGGTGGTTATGTTGAATGTGATAATGGCATTATCTTAAAGGCGCATCAAGATTTTAAGCATTGCCCACAATTAGACTATTTTATTGTACCAGGTGGCCAAGGCCGATTAAAAGAGGTCAATAACCCAGAATTAATCAGTTTTATCATTCGCCAGGCGCAAAAATGCCAGTATGTGATTTCGATTTGTACGGGTATGTTTCTGCTCTATAAAGCGGGGATATTAACACATAAAAAAGTAACGACTTACTGGCGGGCTTTATCTGAACTCAAGGCATTTACTGATATTGAAGTGATAGAAAATCGTATCGTCAAAGATCAACATATTTGGACTTCAGGTGGGGTTTCAAGTGGCATTGATTTAGCGCTGGCATTCATTGCTGAAGTGGCAGGGAAAGAAATCGCGGGTCAAGTCCAATTGTTGTTTGAGTATTTTCCAGCCAATACCGTTTATTGTAACCAAGAGACAGTCGCATCATTGCCGCCGTATGGTAAAAATAATAATAGTCATCTGCCAGAATATATTCAAAATTATATTCGAAGTGTTTGA
- a CDS encoding SET domain-containing protein: protein MESTEYSFILLPSTISGIGVFAAHDIPAGSHLFTTSFNSRKKYIKDIPDAFIKYCIYIDNEQCLCPERFDRMEIGWYINHSDKPNIILNSERNVIAIADIKANDEILINYNQLNEPEHLKEDYYKAGGS from the coding sequence ATGGAATCTACCGAATATTCATTTATCCTACTGCCCTCCACTATTTCAGGAATTGGCGTATTCGCCGCACATGATATACCTGCGGGCAGCCATTTATTTACCACCAGTTTTAATTCCCGAAAAAAATACATTAAGGACATCCCCGATGCCTTTATTAAATATTGTATTTATATTGATAATGAACAATGCCTCTGCCCAGAGCGCTTTGACCGCATGGAAATCGGTTGGTATATAAACCATTCGGATAAGCCCAATATTATTCTAAATAGCGAAAGAAATGTGATTGCTATTGCTGATATCAAAGCAAATGATGAAATTTTAATAAATTATAATCAATTAAATGAGCCTGAACATCTCAAAGAGGATTACTACAAAGCTGGTGGGAGTTAA
- a CDS encoding DNA-binding domain-containing protein: protein MLSLNDFQKQFVQGLQSQGEAILQSISATKQLSPKERLAIYQGSIFGIKQKSLKEIYAVCNRLVGEDFFIGMVNEYITATPSTTPDLGGFGADFSDFIRGFQPAKCLPYLSDVARLEWVWHRLFYAPFADKLDFALLADVYVAGGEHIVFQLPPGCALLASPYPIHKIWEINQEDYVGDDGLVLPENAMFYLFVWRRGLKMRMDGLDQPTWQVMTWMLEGKSLSEMAEALDSQKFAGDFTQILTAIASWGWLTGFEIKRFSC, encoded by the coding sequence ATGCTATCCCTGAATGATTTTCAAAAGCAATTTGTGCAAGGCTTGCAGTCACAAGGTGAGGCCATACTGCAGTCTATATCTGCAACCAAGCAGCTGTCACCCAAAGAGCGGTTGGCAATTTACCAGGGTAGTATTTTTGGCATTAAACAAAAATCCTTAAAAGAAATTTATGCGGTGTGTAACAGGTTGGTGGGGGAGGATTTTTTTATTGGGATGGTAAATGAATATATAACCGCTACGCCCTCGACTACACCGGATCTTGGTGGTTTTGGTGCAGATTTTTCTGATTTTATCAGGGGGTTTCAGCCTGCGAAGTGTTTGCCGTATTTAAGTGATGTCGCTAGGTTAGAGTGGGTTTGGCATCGATTATTTTATGCGCCATTTGCAGATAAGCTGGATTTTGCTTTGTTGGCGGATGTGTATGTGGCAGGGGGTGAGCATATAGTTTTTCAGCTGCCGCCTGGATGTGCGTTGTTGGCTTCTCCCTATCCTATCCATAAAATTTGGGAAATCAATCAAGAGGATTATGTAGGGGATGATGGACTGGTTTTGCCTGAAAATGCGATGTTTTATTTATTTGTGTGGCGTCGAGGGTTAAAGATGCGTATGGATGGTTTGGATCAGCCTACTTGGCAGGTGATGACATGGATGTTGGAAGGAAAAAGTTTAAGCGAGATGGCTGAGGCGTTAGATAGTCAGAAATTTGCTGGGGATTTTACGCAAATCTTAACGGCGATAGCGAGTTGGGGGTGGTTGACAGGGTTTGAGATTAAGAGATTTTCATGCTAG
- a CDS encoding DUF692 domain-containing protein has protein sequence MQKVDSIKGVGIGLRPCHYAYIQEHKPDVKWFEVLSDNYLCEGGISFSQLETICSVYPMTLHGVGMSLGSTDPLNQDYLKKLKNLIQLTRPALVSDHLCWTSLGGHYFHELLPLPYTEEAVKHVAGRIKIVQDFLERQIMIENVSSYLAFNHSTLTEWEFLKTVADEADCLILLDINNIYVSACNNAFNPEMYLHELNTERVAQFHLAGFEDKGTHLLDSHSAKVYAPVWALFEKALDKFGALPACIEWDNQIPDFPHLQQEALMAQNRMLMHAIPE, from the coding sequence ATGCAAAAGGTAGACTCTATCAAAGGCGTTGGCATTGGTCTTAGACCGTGCCATTACGCCTATATTCAAGAACATAAACCTGATGTCAAATGGTTTGAGGTATTATCAGATAATTATCTTTGTGAGGGAGGCATTAGTTTCTCTCAGCTGGAAACTATCTGTTCCGTTTATCCCATGACCTTACATGGTGTGGGGATGTCATTAGGGTCGACTGATCCGCTAAATCAAGATTATTTAAAAAAACTAAAAAATCTTATCCAGTTGACCCGACCAGCTTTGGTTTCAGATCATTTATGCTGGACGTCACTTGGCGGTCATTATTTTCATGAATTACTACCCTTGCCTTATACGGAAGAAGCGGTGAAGCATGTGGCAGGGCGCATCAAGATTGTGCAGGATTTTCTTGAGCGACAAATTATGATAGAAAATGTTTCAAGTTATTTAGCTTTTAATCATTCTACATTAACTGAATGGGAATTTTTAAAGACGGTGGCGGATGAAGCAGACTGTTTGATTTTGCTGGATATTAATAATATTTATGTCAGTGCTTGCAATAATGCGTTTAATCCTGAAATGTATTTGCATGAATTAAATACCGAGCGTGTGGCGCAATTTCATTTGGCAGGTTTTGAGGATAAAGGTACGCATTTGTTGGATTCGCATAGTGCGAAAGTTTATGCGCCGGTGTGGGCGTTATTTGAAAAGGCGCTAGATAAATTTGGTGCTTTACCGGCCTGCATAGAATGGGATAATCAGATTCCAGATTTTCCGCACTTGCAACAAGAGGCATTGATGGCTCAAAACAGGATGCTGATGCATGCTATCCCTGAATGA
- a CDS encoding DUF2282 domain-containing protein encodes MNMSNKIVLSTLGAVVALGFASSVFADTNVQNQTAEKLKAAMPSGFEKCYGITKSGKNDCASGTEACAGQSKVDGAKDAWIGLPKGTCDRIVGGSTTAGSAG; translated from the coding sequence ATGAATATGTCAAATAAAATAGTTCTATCTACTCTGGGTGCCGTCGTTGCTCTGGGCTTTGCTTCTTCTGTTTTTGCTGATACAAATGTGCAAAATCAAACCGCAGAAAAGTTAAAAGCTGCCATGCCTTCTGGTTTTGAAAAATGTTACGGCATCACCAAATCCGGTAAAAATGATTGCGCCTCAGGAACTGAAGCTTGTGCAGGACAGTCAAAAGTAGATGGCGCTAAAGATGCCTGGATAGGTTTACCTAAGGGCACCTGTGACCGCATTGTCGGTGGCAGCACGACAGCTGGTTCTGCGGGTTAA